Within Haematobia irritans isolate KBUSLIRL chromosome 2, ASM5000362v1, whole genome shotgun sequence, the genomic segment tctgtgaaaccgcttgtatgttgtttcggaaaacggtTTTATGGTAATGCCAATAATTTGatataagtctaaatattatttaatttgaataaagagaatagacgttcggaaccaagagaatagacatatgaaaaacaaacagcatatgttttcgccttgagagcagcattttatgtatgcgtggacatgtgttttggttatcattttggcattatgggcacaatttttttcttggttcgttaaaagaaatcaggggtcttcataaaaataacgaaagggcactattctCTTTTTTAGagctgggacagtaaaatgaaataaggagggaaTAGTGAAAAACTacatagtaaaatttataaaaacaaagtttagttcctctttattaataagtagtccacgaggagttgacggacaccttcaaatgtaaaagcgggcattaagttcgagttttgcagctaaaacaatttaaaaagtttattttctttaaaatgaattattaaagaaaaataaaaggcattttagagcgatggtgttaaatgctagtaaaaaactgttcacccctaaacaaaaattatttatgtatgtttatactcgactcgacgttcttcttttgttagagtttttgaattccttccaaattttaaagttttgtaccaaaaacagttttttgttaaaaaattgttatttttgcaataaaaaaataatattttatccaaaaatcagtcaatttcgtttatatcaagcactgttactgactataaatctttaataacccacatttcgaagttttattataaacatgtaatatagtataaatataaatgtgtaaattaaaaaaaagtgtacggtcggagcagggattgaacccacgaccctttgtatgcaaggcagacatgctaaccactgctccacgtggccaacaaatgtatgtttctgttaaataatgttatgtttgcatgggctcgtgggcgctgcaaactatgctatataaatgtaatttataacgataattgtctactggtgactataacagctgcgtagtccagtggatagtgtgttggcttacaaactgtatggtcctcggttcgattctccgtccaggcgaaaggtaaaatttaaaaaatttataaaagtgaataatttcttcaacctcatttgtattacagaaaaaggtgacaagaactaaaatatttcgtggaagtgaaaattacgagtatgttaggcaatgagcacaacgtctttgggaaaaattcttccaagcatataatatttttgggctcaaaatgcttccaaaaatataatatgttcacataaaacaaacatattaatgttttttgggcagtatccaataatatatatgcttcctgcaaaatatgtttggaacatatgttaaagcgattttttttgagggtgtaccaaatttgacgtAGCTTCTTATGGACTTaaaatttctctagatttttaatttcaaggaAATGGGATGAGAATTGTGACTTCCATGCTATCATGGAGCACAGTTGTGGATACATTAAAATATGGACTTTGCTTTTTTGAACTAATATACCTAGATTTTTAATTGtagcaaatcggaaaaaatgtatttatatgcccacgaaatcaaatcgggatgtcgttcggtatgggggctataccaaaaactcggccgatataaaacaaatttgataTAGGTTTTTGTGGTTATAAAATATCTctcgatttctcatttcaggcaaatcagataaatttaTGCTCAAGACGTCAAATCGAGGAGTCAGTTTAGACctgtatagtccatcttcgagcaGCCAAAACACGAGTTTGTGTGTGGAGGCTatagcttgaatgcaaacagtcGGACGATTGCAGCTAGATCGTTTTCAAATTCCACCCTTATTTCCGATATTTCGATTTGAAATGAAATCCTATGGTGGTGTGTACAAAAACTAATTGCataaattaatttggtgattggtagcaacaaaattttttttgaaatgaattTCCAAGACACTTTAtactttaaattaaacaagtacggaaagtctaaagtcgggcggtgccgactatattataccctgcaccactttgtagatctaaattttcgataccatatcacatccgtcaaatgtgttggggactatatataaaggtttgtcccaaatgcatacatttaaatatcactcgatctggaagaatttgagagacttctacaaaatctataaacttaaaatttaagtcggctaatgcactagggtggaacacaatgttagtaaaaaaaaatatgggaaacgtttaaatctgaagcaattttaaggaaacttcaaaaaagtttatttatgatttatcgctcgatatatatgtattagaagtttaggaaaattagagtcatttttacaacttttcgactaagcagtggcgattttacaaggaaaatgctggtatttggaccatttttgtcgaaatcagaaaaacatatatatgggagctatatctaaatctgaaccgatttcaaccaaatttggcacgcatagcaacaatgctaattctactccctgtgcaaaatttcaactaaatcggagcaaaaaattggcctctgtggtcatatgagtgtaaatcgggcgaaagctatatatgggagatatatctaaatctgaaccgatttcaaccaaatttggcacgcaaagctacaatgctaattctacaccctgtgcaaaatttcaactaaatcggagcaaaaaattggcctctgtggtcatatgagtgtaaatcggccgaaagctatatattggagctatatctaaatctgaaccgattttaaccaaatttggcacacatagctacaatgctaattctactccctgtggaaaatttcaactaaatcggagcaaaaaattggcctctgtggtcatatgagtgtaaatcgggcgaaagctatatatgggagatatatctaaatctaaaccgatttcaaccaaatttggcacgcaaagctacaatgctaattctacaccctttgcaaaatttcaactaaatcggagcaaaaaattggcctctgtggtcatgtgagtgtaaatcgggcgaaagctatatgggagctatatctaaatctgaaccgatttcaaccaaatttggcacgcatagctgcaatgctaattctactccctgtgcataatttcaaccaaattggggtaaaactctggcttctgggaccgtattagtccatatcgggcgaaagatatatatgagagctatatctaaatctgaaccgatttcaataaaatttggcacacttgactatagtactaattgttcttcttgtgcaaaattttaagcaaattagggtaaaactctggcttctggggccatataagtccatatcgggcgaaatatatatatatgggagctatatctaaatctgaaccgatttcttccaaaatcaatagggttctattctgagccaaaacacatacttgtgccaaatttgaagtcgattggactaaaactgcgacctagactttgattacaaaaatggacagacggacagacggacattgctatatcgactcaggagcccaccctgagtatttttgccaaagacaccatgtgtctatcgcgcctccttctgggtgttgcaaacatatgcactaacttataataccctgttccacagtgtggagcagggtataataacaaataaacataaatagtttatcacaataaatttatttttgagtaTTCCTTTTTGTTGGTGTAGCTAATAGTCCTTTACATAAATTTACTCCTTGCATTTCTCTTCACATTCTTCAATGGTatggaaattattttcattaccATCACATCCGCCATAGAAGAATTTGACACATTCATTTGATGAGGCTACATAGGTGTAACGGGGTAACATGGCTCGGCAAATACCAATCTCAGAGGAAGGTAAAGCACAAATGGCTGCaagtttaaacaaaaattagtaaaaaatgatattaaatattaaaaatgaatcGATGTTATATTTTTCGATTGAACTTACGATCCTTAAGAGCTAGAACCGAAGAGGCTAAAGCGAAAATAGCTAAAATTAAAGCGAACACTTTCATCTTGATAAGTACTTTAAACGAAATTGTATACGAAACTATGAGCAAAAATTATATTCAATTCCATATTTATAAGATTCTATTTgactgttaaaaaattaaaaactgaaatttgttttcatttcattgtttgttgaaaacaaaaatcccccatagatttaaataaacaacaaaactacatttgtttttaatgctCAGAAAGACGAGCACAAGTgttcaatattttggaaaagAGATAAggcagatgttttttttttttttgctttatgtTATTTAGATTGAGCGGTCAAGgtcatgttttttgtgaatgcaAATATACGAAAACCTTGTTGATTGTGAGTTCATAAACGCAACTATTACTATCATGACGATAAATTAGTTTCGCAATAATTGTGATTGACGAGGAAATTACAATTCCTACTTTCCCTTCATatacattaaaaaatcataCTAATCTTTTTacgtgtatgtatgtatgtgtacacatgtaaaaaatgtttttctacattttgcacccaaagaaggaatatgatcacctcaaacgtaatgaaaatgttctttttggattcgaaagtggtgccaaattgacgcagaagcgatgaatttaacatgggcttgtcctccatttcaacagccggtgcactgaatttgcatcacttctttaggtgtgatccgaattcaatgtgttggatgtaaattaaaaattctgtgatattttggcaaataaataatttttataattttttatagtttttaatggattttaactCTTGTCTTAAACGTTTGtcgtcaaatattttcaaaaattcacaattttttcagattggatttagcatttttttcgacaaaatttaaataatttgtaccattttatgaattcttaaactgtttttaaccaatttaaaacaaaaaaagttaaaattacccattaaaaatatgaaagaagcatcttataaaaaattgaatgaaaagaacttcctgggtagttaaaataaagaacatcattgggagtgcatcttctggaagtgcttttaaagttgtgcctttggaagaacttccaaatttttttgctggggttttaagagcaacatgttatttttgggtggtgaccatgtaacatggttttcgcaaccatattattttctagGAAACcatatatctgatttcggcaagcaggttatatttgacgagaaaataacattttagtgacaaacatgttacatggtcacccggACAATCGATGTCACCAGAAATAAGTTTATAAatgaatattaaagacaaataacAACGCCTATTAGCCAAAGTTTTCATTAGAATTAAACGACATTTCGCCTCATAAGTGGGATGCGGTATAGAAAAGTTAAGCGGgtaacaggttggttgataagcccccggtctgacacatagatggcgtcgctagtattaaatgcatattatttttatatagtaccaaccttcaaatgattcgtgtcaaaatttgacgtctgtaagtcaattcgtttgtgaaatagagcgtcttttgtgaagcaacttttgttattgtgaaaaaaatggaaaaaaggaatttcgtgttttgataaaatactgttttctgaaggaaaaaaatacggtggaagcaaatacTTGGCTtgctgagtttccggactctgccccagggaaatcaacaataatcgattgctatgcaaaattcaagcgtggtgaaatgagcacggaggacggtgaacccagtggacacccgaaagaggtggtgaatattaaagacaaataacAACGCCTATTAGCCAAAGTTTTCATTAGAATTAAACGACATTTCGCCTCATAAGTGGGATGCGGTATAGAAAAGTTAAGCGGgtaacaggttggttgataagcccccggtctgacacatagatggcgtcgctagtattaaatgcatattatttttatatagtaccaaccttcaaatgattcgtgtcaaaatttgacgtctgtaagtcaattcgtttgtgaaatagagcgtcttttgtgaagcaacttttgttattgtgaaaaaaatggaaaaaaggaatttcgtgttttgataaaatactgttttctgaaggaaaaaaatacggtggaagcaaatacTTGGCTtgctgagtttccggactctgccccagggaaatcaacaataatcgattgctatgcaaaattcaagcgtggtgaaatgagcacggaggacggtgaacccagtggacacccgaaagaggtggttaccgacgaaaacatcaaaaaaatccacaaaatgattttgaatgaccataaaatgaagatgatcgagatagcagaggccttaaagatattaaaggaacatgttggcattagcgtagctagacaatttccctaggggggggctatagcccccctagctaaaactttatagactgaacttataggttcaactaatgttttatttcataaaattgaataaaaaaatagacatcaaaataactcgacaatcaatttataataaagcaactaaaactaccctacgggaaattggtgcaaattgccacagacggacctatcacagaactagtaccggtgctccagttagttgcaattttcacatttagtgaaataaaattatcagaataaccttttgttcgacatatttcaaaagttttttttgtttcatttcgggttcgattaggagcccaaattgaaagagatttctaagagtttgtccgagactggttcctgaggacctgtttatgggttgctcctgctaaattgtcccaggacgtgtcctttgggatgagtccaagacgcgtcctaaaatgtaagtttactccgtcaatgacaaacccatgttaaagtggaccgtCCCTtccatcagaactgggactggtccatacacaccagggactagtcctgtaccagttctgtggttgatccatttcctgtagggtagttccacacctttcccagcaaaaaattgggagttgttctaaaggcacaactttaaaagcacttccaaaaatgtcttcacaaagaagttaactattttaactacacaggaagtttttttacttcatttttttatattttaatgcgtcattttttgttttcttttttcaaatagtttaaaaaaagagtaagaataaataaaatggtacaaattattcaaattttgccacaaaaatgctaaatccattatagaaaaatcgatatttgaaaatattcgagggaaaacgtttcaaacaagcgttagaatgcattaaaaaacataaaaagtataaaaattatttatttgggaaaatatcacacaatttttaattcacattcaaaacactgaattcggatcacaccttaagaagtgatgcaaattcattgcaacgcctGTTGAAACAGTGgatattcgttctatgacaagttcatattacattcatcgcttctccgccaattttgtaccacttccagacccataaagaacattttcacttcttttttggcgacgcttttttgcagcatattaatttatgaaagaatagtcttaatatcaattactattttttattcaactaaatcataagttcaaccacagctttatttcataaatatcagacttctaccacaacccaagtaattcgattgtgcatggaagtctttagtggaactttgtgcgttgtacgaatatatacttgtttaatttttataaaaatgtaaaatcgtaaataggttttcaaattctgggggggggctaaaatttttctggggggggtctaagccccctccccagaggccttcctacgcttatgcatgttggtcatatcattcattaatatatggatatgcggaagctctgtgcaaaatgggtgccacgcgagctcacatttgaccaaaaatagcaacgtgttgatgattctgagcggtgttttcagcagttaactcgtaatatacccgagtttttccgtcgatatgtgacattggatgaaacatggctccatcactacactcctgagtccaatcgacagtcggctgagtggacagcgatcggtgaaccgtctccgaagcgtggaaagactcaaaagtccgctggcaaagtaatggcctctgtttttttgggatgcgcatggaataatttttatcgattatcttgagaagggaaaagccatcaacagtgactagtatatggcgttattggagcgtttgaaggtcaaaatcgcggcaaaacggcctcatatgaagaagaaaaaagtgttgttccaccaacacaacgcaccgtgccacaagtcattgagaacgatggcaaaaattcatgaattggccttcgaattgcttccccacccactgtattctccagatctggcccccagcgactttttcttgttctcagaccttaaaaggatgctcacagggaaaaaatttggctgcaatgaacacccagaaaaaagtgtcttcgaaactaaaggaaaaaatgttcatcaatttagtttagccattttattttcattcagttaaatttttgtgtgaaataataaaatttacttgtttcagtaaaaaaatcctaaactgaaagcagttaggaatagttcattaactagaataaggcatggaattttactaatactgttttcttcgctgggtataagaattttctactgaagaagaaaattttattcactgataacaaagcattcgttaaaataaacaaaaacagaactaaaaccaagtttcctaaaatttagtaaaatttcttataaaattataattctgacttcctttattatagaatgcttatcatacatacgaataacacttggcatagaaaaatattttatttcattcgtactaagaagtattcaatcctttcaaaacttaaggaaacacacttgttagaatataggaaaattacctttatttcttttatctacctgtaatcgatgcctgtcatcgatgtaatcgatatgtttgcgcatgggttgtttttttagttggaatcgcgttgttatacggagagattgttaaaaaataatatagtaaaataatataataaaaaacaaataaaatatataaaatatttgttattttaaattagtgagaaaaatgttcttttgaaaattggtttataaaaaaaagaaaacaccagcagaataacaaccccttcattcgtcttcattttggaatcttcaattatcaggtaatattcagtgacgctaaccatttgtgaaaaaaatggtttaggatttttataccctgctccacactgtggaacagggtattataagttagtgcatatgtttgcaacacccagaaggagacgagatagacacatggtgtctttggcaaaaatgctcagggtgggctcctgagtcgatatagcgatgtccgtctgtccgtctgtccgtgaacacatttttgtaatcaatgtctaggtcgcagttttagtccaatcgacttcaaatttggcacaagtatgtgttttggctcagaatagatccgtattgatttatatatttcgcccgatatggacttatatggtcccagaagccagagttttaccctaatttgcttaaaattttgtacaagaagaacaattagtactatagtcaagtgtgccaaattttatcgaaatctgttcagatttagatatagctcccatatatatctttcgcccgatatggactaatacggtcccagaagccagagttttaccccaatttggttgaaattttgcaaagggagtagaattagcattgtagctatgcgtgccaaatttggttgaaatcggttcagatttagatatagctcccatatatagctttcgcccgatttacactcatatgaccacagaggccaattttttgctccgatttagttgacattttgcacagggagtagaattagcattgtagctatgcgtgccaaatttggttgaaatcggttcagatttagatatagctccaatatatagctttcggccgatttacactcatatgaccacagaggccaatttttaactccgatttagttgaaattttgcacagggagtagaattaccattgttgctatgcgtgacaaatttggttgaaatcggttcagatttagatatagctcccatatatatgttttttttaatttcgacaaaaaaggtcaaaataccaacattttccttgtaaaatcgccgctgcttagccgaaaagttgtaaaaatgactctaattttcttaaacttctaatacatatatatcgataaatcataaataaactttttcgaagttttcttaaaattgcttcagatttaaacgtttcccatatttataccctgctccacactgtggaacagggtattataagttagtgcatatgtttgcaacacccagaaggagacgagatagacacatggtgtctttggcaaaaatgctcagggtgggttcctgagtcgatatagcgatgtccgtctgtccgtctgtccgtctgtccgtctgtccgtgaacacatttttgtaatcaaagtctaggtcgcagttttagtccaatcgacttcaaatttggcacaagtatgtgttttggctcagaatagatccctattgattttggaagaaatcggttcagatttagatatagctcccatatatatatttcgcccgatatggacttatatggccccagaagccagagttttaccctaatttgcttaaaattttgcacaagaagaacaattagtactatagtcaagtgtgcaaaatttaattgaaatcggttcagatttagatatagctcccatatatatctttcgcccgatatggacttacatggccccagaagccagatttttggccgaatttggttgaaattttgcactaggagtacaattagtagtatagtcaagtgtgcaaaatttgattgaaatcggttcagatttagatatagctcctatatatatctttcgcccgatatggactaatatggtcctaaaagctagatttttgacccaatttggttgaacttttgcacagggagtgtatttggcattctagctatgcgtgccaaatttgattgaaatcggttcagatttatatatagctcccatatatagctttcgcccgatttacactcatatgaccacagaggccaattttttgctccgatttagttgaaattttgcacaaggagtagagttagcattgtagctatgtgtgccaaatttagttgaaatcgattcagatgtagatatagctcccatatatatc encodes:
- the LOC142225373 gene encoding kappaPI-actitoxin-Avd3b-like produces the protein MKVFALILAIFALASSVLALKDPICALPSSEIGICRAMLPRYTYVASSNECVKFFYGGCDGNENNFHTIEECEEKCKE